From the Thomasclavelia ramosa DSM 1402 genome, the window TTAATAAGTCACCTTATTAACCTCAACAACTATCAAATAATAGTTTTGCCTGTAACGTGGCTCACGTTATCTAATCAACCTTAATATCCTAGATACAGCTCCTAGTCTTTTTTCATTATATCCTGTGTTATCCCATTCCACCAGCCGAGACTCTCTTAAACACATAAAATACAATTACTCCTCTATTCATCGCCTTTATTCATCTTTGTAATCTTAACTTATCTTCCAATTATTGTCAATATCAATCTTTCCAAATCCACCATTTTAACTTTTTGGGATCTGGATTTTTACTACTTGCATAATATACTACCATACGGTACATATAAAGTTGGCAGCGATCTACCATTTGTCCTCTAACATCACATTCTTTTTGATACATTTCTTCTGGGTCAGCGCCTTTTAAAGAAGCTATCGTTTCATAACCAATTAAATTCAATGATGCAGCAGTTGCTTTACCAACATAAGGT encodes:
- a CDS encoding helix-hairpin-helix domain-containing protein, which produces MSELTKIPYVGKATAASLNLIGYETIASLKGADPEEMYQKECDVRGQMVDRCQLYMYRMVVYYASSKNPDPKKLKWWIWKD